In Fusarium oxysporum Fo47 chromosome XII, complete sequence, one DNA window encodes the following:
- a CDS encoding Calycin-like protein, giving the protein MSLPRYQTNTPLHPSFEKDILNTHLIYDYDATDAEGNPEKWRYEIWFFSDDRVVYAIHGGPMAGRINYQTVAYQCVRPGELWQINWLEETGTIVSLVYDITNKTISGMLGFSKGHWEHAEEAHGDKRNPTDFNRWKELANIGKQTDRFILTEQAKILEVFKGQGDLKPIKEEDPTF; this is encoded by the coding sequence ATGTCTCTGCCACGCTATCAAACAAACACGCCTCTTCACCCAAGCTTTGAGAAGGACATCCTCAACACTCATCTTATCTACGACTATGACGCCACAGACGCTGAAGGAAACCCAGAGAAATGGCGTTATGAAATCTGGTTCTTCTCCGACGATCGAGTCGTCTACGCCATCCATGGCGGCCCAATGGCTGGCCGTATCAACTACCAAACCGTAGCATACCAATGCGTTCGGCCAGGAGAGCTATGGCAGATCAACTGGCTCGAAGAGACTGGAACTATTGTATCTCTTGTTTACGACATCACAAACAAGACAATCAGCGGCATGTTGGGCTTCTCAAAGGGTCATTGGGAACATGCTGAGGAGGCACATGGCGATAAGAGAAACCCAACCGATTTCAATAGGTGGAAGGAGTTGGCAAACATTGGCAAACAAACCGATAGATTCATTTTGACGGAGCAGGCTAAGATTCTGGAGGTGTTCAAGGGTCAGGGTGATTTGAAGCccatcaaggaggaggatcCGACATTTTAA